A single window of Candidatus Binatia bacterium DNA harbors:
- a CDS encoding type II toxin-antitoxin system VapC family toxin produces the protein MRFWDSSAIVPLVCAEGSSRACRAWLRQDPVVLVWALAATEVISALARKRREGQLDQQRFAVAKQRLAKLEQAWNEVIRLEAVRSRARRLIEVHPLRAADALHLAAALVAVEERTASIEFVTFDERLARAAEKEGFSVLAG, from the coding sequence GTGAGGTTCTGGGATTCCTCGGCGATCGTGCCGCTGGTCTGCGCCGAGGGCAGCAGCCGCGCGTGCCGAGCGTGGTTGCGCCAAGACCCCGTCGTGCTGGTGTGGGCGCTGGCGGCCACCGAAGTGATCTCGGCCCTGGCGCGAAAACGCCGAGAGGGGCAACTCGACCAACAACGGTTTGCAGTGGCGAAGCAGCGGCTGGCGAAGCTGGAACAAGCGTGGAACGAGGTCATTCGCCTTGAGGCCGTGCGCTCCCGGGCGCGACGGTTGATCGAGGTACATCCGCTGCGCGCGGCCGATGCGCTTCACTTGGCGGCCGCCCTCGTAGCGGTGGAGGAGCGCACGGCGTCGATCGAATTCGTAACCTTCGACGAACGCCTGGCGCGCGCGGCTGAGAAGGAAGGCTTCAGCGTCCTCGCAGGGTGA